One genomic region from Patescibacteria group bacterium encodes:
- a CDS encoding carbohydrate kinase family protein produces the protein MLDIITIGSATRDVFLENVPFTIEKSKKSPTGYFASLPLGSKIEIKKMLFETGGGGTNTAVTFSRLGLNTATVAAVGDDPGGKEIVARLKKEGINTNFITINKGSLTGYSVILLTPKGQRTILVHRGASGLMNDEIIPWKKLRAKWLYISSLGGNVELLKKLVNYARRNEIKIAVNPGALELKAGFRKLRPILNKAEILLLNREEAAGLSGQRLENLPAILNFFKAKFEPITIITDGARDAFVIDSPHTYRTRPLDVKIVNTTGAGDAFGSAFTAGIILKNDIGYALRLAIFNSTSVITAMGAKKGLLAKRPTAAELNKVKVTIK, from the coding sequence ATGTTAGACATTATCACTATTGGTTCAGCTACCCGAGACGTTTTTTTGGAAAACGTCCCTTTTACAATAGAAAAATCAAAAAAATCTCCGACGGGCTATTTCGCCTCATTGCCGCTTGGCTCAAAAATAGAAATTAAAAAAATGTTATTTGAAACCGGCGGCGGCGGCACCAATACAGCCGTAACTTTTAGCCGGTTGGGATTAAACACCGCCACCGTGGCCGCCGTGGGAGATGACCCAGGCGGAAAAGAAATTGTCGCCCGGCTTAAAAAAGAGGGGATAAACACCAACTTCATTACAATAAACAAAGGAAGTTTGACTGGCTATTCAGTAATTCTTTTGACCCCAAAGGGACAGCGGACAATTTTGGTCCACCGCGGCGCCAGCGGCCTCATGAATGATGAAATTATCCCCTGGAAAAAATTAAGGGCGAAATGGCTTTATATTTCTTCTTTGGGCGGGAATGTTGAGTTGTTAAAAAAATTGGTTAATTATGCCAGAAGAAACGAAATTAAAATAGCAGTTAATCCGGGCGCTTTAGAATTAAAAGCAGGATTTAGAAAACTACGGCCCATTTTAAACAAAGCAGAAATACTGCTTTTAAACAGGGAGGAGGCGGCTGGTTTAAGCGGCCAACGTCTAGAAAATCTGCCGGCAATTCTGAATTTTTTTAAAGCCAAGTTTGAACCAATCACTATTATTACCGATGGGGCAAGAGATGCTTTTGTTATTGACTCGCCGCATACTTATCGAACCCGTCCGCTGGATGTGAAAATAGTAAACACTACCGGCGCGGGAGATGCCTTTGGCTCGGCTTTTACCGCCGGCATAATTTTGAAAAACGACATTGGCTATGCTTTGCGGTTGGCTATTTTTAACTCCACCTCGGTAATAACAGCGATGGGGGCCAAAAAGGGACTGCTTGCCAAACGGCCCACGGCAGCGGAATTAAATAAAGTTAAAGTAACTATAAAATAA
- a CDS encoding cupredoxin domain-containing protein, translated as MENNKTFFLGLIILVIIALIIVGFLIFSLKSEAPGDFFSFDEKADENGQKTAGDKKLGGETLTLAEQENKKLVDFEGPQNEIVIIAQKWSFSPNVIRVKRGEKVILKLISQDVPHGITIPEFKIRTTIEPGTETTVEFIADKAGEFDFFSHVYSGPEYRQMRGKLIVEE; from the coding sequence ATGGAAAACAACAAGACATTTTTTTTAGGCCTTATTATTTTAGTTATCATTGCTTTAATCATCGTCGGGTTTTTGATTTTTTCCTTGAAATCAGAAGCCCCCGGGGACTTTTTCTCTTTTGATGAAAAAGCCGATGAAAACGGCCAAAAAACAGCGGGGGACAAAAAACTCGGAGGGGAAACGCTAACCCTAGCGGAGCAAGAAAATAAAAAACTGGTTGATTTTGAGGGACCCCAAAACGAAATTGTAATAATCGCCCAAAAATGGTCTTTTTCACCAAATGTTATTAGGGTTAAACGGGGCGAAAAGGTAATTTTAAAATTGATAAGCCAAGATGTTCCCCACGGAATCACCATTCCAGAATTTAAAATAAGAACAACTATAGAGCCGGGTACGGAAACCACAGTAGAATTTATTGCTGACAAAGCCGGGGAGTTTGATTTTTTCTCACATGTCTATTCTGGCCCAGAATATCGCCAAATGCGCGGCAAATTAATTGTTGAAGAATAA
- a CDS encoding lamin tail domain-containing protein, which produces MKKCFYGLTLLICLASFLFGGKMVNASTADHVAISEVQIAGATADDEFIEIYNPTTSSIDFETLPLKLHIRNSNGTDQNRALTFFNKTILPHGYFLIGPSSGYTGNISLDATYSATSGNKLVPNGGIYISKSTTADTDIIDKVGWGSQPTPGYEDSPWPEPLISNQSIERRPGGEDGNGEDTDNNYDDFSPQSIPNPENSSSPPRPTIEIPPPADTTPPEDITNLATTVGDGIVNLSWTASVNSYGDLTDQILYQSTDGGTTFDSGTSLGPTAITYQLSNLTNGTTYALKITTRDNATPPNESVGITISATPQTETPPTEPPAEINPGEVVINEFVYDPAEEEKEWLELYNKTASPIDLTGWIIEDGTGEIISLTETIAASSFIVKELSSNKLNNDGDIIILKSPAGVIIDQVAYDDWDDGDKTNNAPPASNANSLARYPNGADTDVDNIDWQNSSAPTKGTANQISIIIPPPVQSGGSSISINYNPGDLVINELVSDPADGGTEWIEVYNNTGSSISLFDWKIEDGAEDITELAGDIAAYGFFVFKNPKGLLNNAGDKIILKYQDKIIDEMTYGDWDDGEEGDNAPMAKDPASLARVKDGQDSNNDYRDFAITEKPTPGAANILEDSPAYLESSVVITEFCPNPEGADNENEFIEIGNFGTAPVDLTGWILADASSKKYVIKKEDLPADLGPGQYLAFYRRATGIALNNSGKEEVKLFDPTERLVSSVTYSGKAAENEAYARDENKKWFWTKTPTPSQANEFVSSNQKPLAVINAPTEVLVGELIAFDASDSSDPENGDLKYLWDFGDGQTSAEMSPLYFYNAPGQYKISLTATDPEKQTGQTSILITVAGDGGVGGPEEFIDDYLGLSQSIIINEFSPNPAGSDSAEFIELKNIGATAINLAGWSIDDEEGGSKPYVFKNETIIGPGGFFVLKKSESKLSLNNDADSVRSLNPVGGLMESISYESAVEGASYSRKNNDWLWTTETTPGEENILNVFVKKAVATGSQNKKFKPTLNVELEKIREQDVGDRVKVKGIVAVLPGILGQQIFYLAGSGVQIYMYNKDFPNLQIGDFIEVAGELSESGGEARIKIQDKSDITILEQREPPQPHPLKIGEIGEETEGFLATIEGEVIEKRGSSVFIDDGSDEALIYIKDTTGIDKNIFAEGVRAKITGIISQTKTGYRLLPRSDTDIEILENTAKDKLSETKILETTTKGQNTLKYLNVATMALVVVLGGMVMRLKKEVKK; this is translated from the coding sequence ATGAAAAAATGTTTTTATGGTTTGACGCTACTCATCTGTCTGGCGTCTTTTTTATTTGGGGGAAAAATGGTTAATGCCTCAACGGCTGACCATGTGGCTATTAGTGAGGTGCAAATAGCGGGGGCAACTGCTGACGATGAATTTATTGAAATTTATAATCCAACGACCTCTTCTATTGATTTTGAGACTTTGCCACTTAAACTTCACATACGCAATTCAAATGGTACGGATCAAAACCGTGCTTTAACTTTTTTCAATAAAACGATTCTACCCCACGGTTATTTTTTAATCGGTCCCTCCTCTGGATATACCGGCAACATTTCTCTTGATGCCACCTACTCTGCTACTTCGGGAAATAAATTAGTCCCAAATGGCGGAATTTATATAAGCAAAAGTACTACTGCAGATACGGATATTATTGATAAAGTTGGTTGGGGCTCGCAACCTACTCCGGGTTATGAAGATTCGCCTTGGCCGGAACCTTTGATATCTAATCAAAGTATAGAGCGTAGACCCGGCGGAGAGGATGGTAATGGCGAGGATACTGATAATAATTATGATGATTTTTCTCCACAATCTATCCCCAATCCGGAAAATTCTTCTTCCCCGCCTCGCCCAACAATTGAAATCCCTCCGCCCGCCGACACCACGCCGCCGGAAGATATTACTAATCTCGCAACTACGGTCGGAGATGGTATTGTCAATTTATCATGGACTGCCTCGGTTAATTCCTACGGGGATCTCACTGACCAAATTCTATACCAAAGCACCGACGGGGGAACTACTTTTGATTCCGGCACTTCTCTCGGCCCGACCGCTATTACTTACCAACTTTCCAACCTGACCAACGGCACTACTTATGCTTTAAAAATAACAACGCGCGACAATGCTACACCACCAAATGAAAGCGTTGGCATTACTATTTCTGCCACGCCCCAAACCGAAACTCCGCCAACGGAACCACCGGCCGAAATCAACCCGGGGGAGGTGGTAATTAATGAGTTTGTTTATGACCCAGCCGAGGAAGAAAAGGAATGGCTTGAGCTTTATAATAAAACTGCTTCGCCGATTGATTTAACCGGCTGGATTATAGAAGATGGCACCGGGGAAATAATTTCTTTGACGGAAACAATCGCCGCTTCTTCATTTATCGTCAAAGAATTATCGTCTAATAAATTAAATAATGACGGCGATATTATTATTTTAAAATCTCCAGCCGGAGTAATTATAGACCAAGTAGCTTATGACGATTGGGACGACGGCGACAAAACAAACAACGCCCCGCCAGCCAGCAACGCTAATTCTCTCGCCCGCTATCCCAATGGCGCTGACACGGACGTTGATAATATTGACTGGCAAAATTCTTCAGCGCCAACCAAAGGAACGGCTAATCAAATTTCTATAATTATTCCACCGCCCGTTCAGAGCGGCGGCTCATCCATTTCCATAAATTATAATCCGGGCGACTTAGTGATTAACGAACTGGTTTCCGACCCGGCGGACGGCGGCACGGAGTGGATTGAAGTTTATAATAACACCGGCAGTTCCATTTCTCTTTTTGACTGGAAGATTGAAGACGGCGCGGAAGACATAACCGAACTGGCCGGCGACATTGCCGCGTATGGATTTTTTGTTTTTAAAAATCCCAAAGGACTCTTGAATAATGCCGGAGATAAAATTATTCTAAAATATCAAGATAAAATTATTGATGAAATGACTTACGGCGACTGGGACGATGGTGAAGAGGGGGACAACGCACCCATGGCCAAAGACCCGGCTTCTCTGGCGAGAGTTAAAGACGGGCAGGATTCAAATAATGACTACCGGGATTTTGCCATCACCGAAAAACCCACGCCCGGGGCGGCGAACATTTTGGAGGACTCGCCGGCTTATTTGGAAAGCTCTGTGGTTATCACCGAATTTTGTCCTAACCCCGAAGGGGCTGACAATGAAAATGAATTTATTGAAATTGGCAATTTCGGCACCGCGCCCGTTGATTTAACGGGTTGGATTTTGGCTGACGCCAGCTCCAAAAAATATGTCATAAAAAAAGAGGACTTGCCCGCCGACCTTGGCCCCGGCCAGTATCTAGCTTTTTATCGCCGCGCTACCGGAATTGCTTTAAATAATAGCGGCAAAGAGGAGGTTAAACTTTTTGACCCGACCGAACGGCTGGTTTCCTCCGTTACTTACAGCGGAAAAGCGGCGGAAAATGAAGCTTACGCGCGTGATGAAAATAAAAAATGGTTTTGGACAAAAACTCCGACCCCCAGCCAGGCCAATGAGTTTGTCTCGTCAAATCAGAAACCCTTAGCCGTGATTAACGCCCCGACCGAAGTACTGGTTGGTGAGCTTATCGCTTTTGACGCTTCGGATTCCTCGGACCCTGAAAACGGCGACTTAAAATATCTTTGGGATTTTGGAGATGGGCAGACCAGCGCCGAAATGAGTCCTTTATATTTTTACAACGCGCCCGGACAATATAAAATTTCTCTGACCGCCACTGACCCGGAAAAACAAACCGGACAAACTTCCATCTTGATTACCGTGGCGGGCGACGGCGGCGTGGGCGGACCGGAAGAATTTATAGACGACTATTTGGGATTGAGCCAATCAATTATCATAAATGAATTTTCCCCCAACCCCGCCGGTTCGGACTCCGCCGAATTTATTGAATTAAAAAATATCGGGGCGACCGCCATAAACCTCGCCGGCTGGAGCATTGACGATGAAGAAGGCGGAAGTAAACCATATGTTTTCAAAAATGAAACTATTATTGGACCCGGCGGATTTTTTGTTCTTAAAAAATCCGAATCAAAACTATCCTTAAATAATGATGCTGATTCTGTTCGATCGCTAAATCCCGTGGGCGGACTCATGGAGTCAATTTCTTATGAAAGCGCTGTGGAGGGCGCGTCTTATTCGCGAAAAAATAATGACTGGCTTTGGACAACCGAGACCACCCCGGGCGAAGAAAATATACTTAACGTCTTCGTTAAAAAAGCCGTTGCAACCGGCAGCCAAAACAAAAAGTTTAAACCGACTCTCAATGTGGAACTGGAAAAAATCCGCGAACAAGATGTCGGCGACCGCGTAAAAGTCAAGGGTATCGTAGCGGTTTTACCCGGCATTCTCGGCCAACAAATTTTTTATCTGGCGGGGAGCGGCGTTCAAATTTATATGTACAATAAGGATTTCCCTAATCTCCAAATTGGGGATTTTATAGAAGTTGCCGGAGAACTTTCGGAAAGCGGCGGGGAGGCGAGAATTAAAATTCAAGATAAAAGCGATATCACCATTTTAGAGCAACGCGAACCGCCCCAGCCGCATCCCCTAAAAATCGGCGAAATTGGCGAGGAAACCGAGGGTTTTCTCGCGACTATTGAGGGCGAAGTGATAGAAAAACGCGGTTCCAGCGTCTTTATTGATGATGGCAGCGATGAGGCGTTAATTTATATCAAAGACACCACCGGCATAGATAAAAATATTTTTGCGGAGGGCGTAAGGGCAAAAATCACCGGCATTATCAGCCAGACAAAAACCGGCTACCGCTTGCTCCCACGCTCTGACACGGATATAGAAATTTTAGAAAATACTGCGAAGGATAAATTATCGGAAACAAAAATTTTGGAAACAACCACCAAAGGACAAAATACTTTAAAATACTTAAACGTCGCCACCATGGCGCTGGTGGTGGTTCTTGGCGGAATGGTAATGCGCCTGAAAAAAGAAGTAAAAAAATAA
- the rpmH gene encoding 50S ribosomal protein L34, protein MSTKRTYQPKKRKRQKTHGFRRRMKTRGGRKVLKSRRAKGRKKLTV, encoded by the coding sequence ATGTCTACTAAAAGAACTTACCAGCCAAAAAAGAGGAAAAGACAGAAAACCCATGGGTTTAGAAGGAGAATGAAAACCAGGGGCGGACGCAAGGTTTTAAAGTCCCGCCGAGCCAAGGGAAGAAAAAAATTAACCGTCTAA
- a CDS encoding RpiB/LacA/LacB family sugar-phosphate isomerase: protein MIYLGADHAGFDLKKIIKNYLDSIGVANKDLGNTKLDPDDDYNDFAKKVAQKVAREKGARGILICGTGNGVCIVANKIRGIQAAIAHNEFTARMAKRHGDTNILCLGGRVVKPTKAKKLVKIWLEEKLSPDPKYLRRIKKIFALEKNL from the coding sequence ATGATTTATTTAGGAGCTGACCACGCCGGGTTTGATTTAAAAAAGATTATCAAAAATTATCTGGATTCTATTGGTGTGGCCAACAAGGACTTGGGTAATACCAAACTAGACCCGGATGATGATTATAATGATTTTGCCAAAAAAGTCGCCCAAAAAGTGGCCCGAGAGAAGGGCGCGCGCGGGATTTTAATTTGCGGTACCGGCAACGGGGTTTGTATTGTGGCTAATAAAATCAGGGGGATACAGGCGGCCATAGCGCATAATGAATTTACCGCTCGTATGGCCAAAAGGCATGGTGATACCAACATACTTTGTCTGGGGGGCAGGGTGGTTAAGCCAACCAAAGCCAAAAAGTTGGTTAAGATTTGGTTGGAAGAAAAACTTTCCCCTGACCCAAAATATCTTCGTAGAATCAAAAAGATTTTTGCTTTGGAAAAAAATTTATGA
- the yidD gene encoding membrane protein insertion efficiency factor YidD produces the protein MRNLIAYNTRLLVLKIIKIYQKTLSFDHGVFKYLFPHGYCRFRPTCSEYAYEAVEKLGVLRGGFKAMWRVLRCNPFSKGGWDPVSRCHSEGVPNSRDDRRI, from the coding sequence ATGAGAAATCTTATCGCCTATAATACTCGTCTTTTAGTTCTGAAAATAATTAAAATCTATCAAAAAACACTCTCGTTTGACCACGGAGTGTTTAAGTATTTATTTCCTCACGGTTATTGCCGCTTCCGGCCGACTTGTTCGGAGTACGCCTATGAAGCAGTGGAAAAATTGGGAGTGCTCAGGGGCGGGTTTAAGGCAATGTGGCGGGTATTGCGTTGCAATCCTTTTTCTAAAGGCGGATGGGATCCGGTTTCCCGTTGTCATTCTGAGGGAGTCCCAAACTCTCGGGACGACCGAAGAATCTGA
- the rpsT gene encoding 30S ribosomal protein S20 codes for MPIKKAAFKAMRQAKKRMLHNDNIKSNIDYLRKKSLRAIEKQEKEAAEFVKKLSKAVDKAIQKKIFKRNTGDRIKSKMMKRLNAMLKK; via the coding sequence ATGCCTATTAAAAAAGCGGCGTTTAAGGCCATGCGCCAAGCGAAGAAAAGAATGCTTCATAATGACAACATAAAAAGCAACATTGATTATCTCCGCAAAAAGAGTTTACGGGCCATAGAAAAACAAGAAAAAGAAGCGGCGGAATTTGTTAAAAAACTTTCCAAAGCCGTGGATAAAGCCATCCAAAAGAAAATCTTCAAGAGAAACACTGGGGACAGAATAAAATCCAAAATGATGAAGCGGCTGAATGCTATGTTAAAAAAATAA
- the rnpA gene encoding ribonuclease P protein component — MLPKNHRLTKTRDFDAVFKKGRGCYLQTLGVKCAPNHLAISRFGFIVPVKISKKATKRNYLKRQLREIIRLNIKSIKTSYDCAVLAREGILEKNYQELKTELEQALAKLRLL, encoded by the coding sequence ATGTTGCCAAAAAATCATCGTTTAACCAAAACCAGAGATTTTGACGCTGTTTTCAAAAAAGGGCGGGGTTGTTATTTGCAAACTTTGGGGGTTAAATGCGCGCCCAATCATCTCGCGATTTCCCGCTTCGGCTTTATTGTCCCCGTAAAAATAAGCAAAAAAGCGACTAAACGCAATTATTTGAAAAGACAGCTTCGGGAAATTATCCGCCTTAACATAAAATCTATTAAAACCAGCTATGACTGCGCGGTGCTGGCCCGCGAGGGAATTTTAGAAAAAAATTATCAGGAGTTGAAAACGGAACTGGAGCAAGCTCTCGCTAAGTTACGCCTGTTATGA
- a CDS encoding transketolase family protein produces the protein MLNKTLNKKVFINPEKISTRDGYGEGLIEAGKKNKNVVAVSADLSESVRAQWFAKKFPQRFFEVGVAEQNLALVGAGLALGGKIPFLNSYAVFSPARNWDHIRTAICYNNANVKIVGSHGGLATGPDGATHQALEDIAIMRVLPNMTVVVPCDVEEAREATLAIASQNGPAYLRLSRPATPVITTKRTPFKLGQAEIFMSGRDLTLIACGPLVYEALKAAEELAKEKIRVEVINCHTIKPLDKKTILRSVRKTKRVITLEDHQIAGGLGGAVAELLAENYPVPIKFIGIKDKFGESGETDALLKKYGLTREYIIKAIKNILKKKIIC, from the coding sequence ATGTTGAATAAGACGTTGAATAAAAAAGTATTTATTAATCCGGAAAAGATTTCCACGCGCGATGGCTATGGCGAGGGCCTGATTGAAGCCGGAAAGAAAAATAAAAACGTGGTGGCGGTTTCCGCCGACCTCTCTGAATCCGTGCGCGCGCAGTGGTTCGCAAAAAAATTTCCGCAACGGTTTTTTGAGGTGGGAGTGGCCGAACAGAATTTGGCGCTGGTTGGCGCCGGTCTGGCGCTGGGAGGAAAAATTCCTTTTCTAAATAGCTACGCTGTTTTTTCGCCCGCCCGCAATTGGGACCATATCCGCACGGCCATTTGTTATAACAATGCCAATGTTAAAATTGTCGGTTCGCATGGGGGCTTGGCTACGGGGCCGGACGGCGCAACCCATCAAGCGCTGGAAGACATTGCCATCATGCGAGTTTTGCCCAACATGACAGTGGTGGTTCCTTGCGATGTTGAAGAAGCGAGAGAAGCCACATTGGCTATCGCCTCACAAAATGGTCCGGCTTATTTGCGACTTTCCCGTCCTGCCACTCCTGTGATTACTACAAAACGAACACCATTTAAACTCGGGCAAGCGGAAATTTTTATGTCCGGCAGGGATTTAACTCTAATCGCCTGCGGCCCCTTGGTTTATGAAGCGCTAAAAGCGGCGGAAGAATTAGCCAAAGAAAAAATACGCGTGGAAGTAATTAACTGCCACACTATAAAACCTTTGGATAAAAAAACAATTCTTCGCTCTGTCCGCAAAACCAAACGGGTAATCACTCTTGAAGACCACCAAATCGCCGGCGGCCTGGGCGGAGCCGTAGCTGAACTTTTGGCCGAAAATTATCCCGTGCCGATTAAATTTATCGGCATTAAAGACAAGTTTGGCGAATCGGGAGAAACCGACGCCCTTCTTAAAAAATACGGTCTTACCCGAGAATATATTATCAAAGCTATAAAAAATATTTTAAAGAAAAAAATAATATGTTAG
- a CDS encoding ribulose-phosphate 3-epimerase yields MIEIIPAILEKTRAGFLNKIKIAVKIAKWIQIDIMDGKFVPTKSYFDLKVFKKYPRNNFEAHLMVDYPTKYLKKLANFGVKRVIFHVECREPIANVIEMVKKQKMSAGLAFNPRTLVKKIKPFLNKIDVLLFLGVTPGRQGQKFQPSVLKKVKEVKKLKPRCKLALDGGVNDKNAKRLVRAGIDILCIGSYLLISADIKKTFAKLKSIN; encoded by the coding sequence ATGATAGAAATAATCCCGGCCATTTTGGAAAAAACTCGCGCCGGTTTTTTAAATAAGATAAAAATCGCCGTCAAAATCGCCAAATGGATACAAATTGACATAATGGACGGTAAATTTGTGCCGACCAAAAGCTATTTTGACCTGAAAGTTTTTAAAAAATACCCCCGAAACAATTTTGAGGCGCACTTGATGGTGGATTATCCCACAAAGTATCTTAAAAAATTAGCTAATTTTGGTGTAAAAAGAGTTATTTTTCATGTGGAATGTCGTGAACCGATTGCTAATGTTATAGAAATGGTAAAAAAGCAAAAAATGTCTGCGGGGTTGGCATTTAATCCGCGAACTTTAGTAAAAAAGATTAAGCCGTTTTTAAATAAAATTGACGTACTGCTCTTTTTGGGGGTGACGCCGGGCAGACAGGGACAGAAATTCCAGCCGAGCGTTTTGAAAAAAGTAAAAGAGGTTAAAAAGTTAAAACCGCGCTGTAAACTGGCGCTGGACGGCGGAGTAAATGATAAAAATGCTAAACGACTAGTGCGGGCGGGGATTGATATTTTATGTATCGGCAGTTATTTGCTAATATCAGCTGATATTAAAAAGACGTTTGCTAAACTAAAATCTATAAACTAA
- a CDS encoding D-glycerate dehydrogenase, with protein sequence MPKHKIYITRKIPANAILALKKAGFAVDYFPRADILIPRQTLLKKVKGCSAILSLLTDPIDAKVMDAAGPKLKIISNYAVGFDNIDVAEAKKRKIIVTNTPCEEVSEAVAEMAMTMVMALSRKIIPADEYTKSGKYKGWDPMLLLGNSLMGKTLGIVGLGRIGAGLAHRAADGFGLKIIYNDIRRNPEFEKRYGAKYVSQEKLLRTADFVSLHVPLLPSTRHLISTKELKMMGKTAYLINTARGPIVDELALNKALLRGDIAGAAIDVYECEPTIDCRPYDAYSLKKLDNIIMTPHIASASVEARNKMSEIAVKNIINVLRGKKPLTPAK encoded by the coding sequence ATGCCCAAACACAAAATATATATCACTAGAAAAATTCCGGCAAATGCCATACTTGCCCTGAAAAAGGCGGGGTTTGCAGTGGACTACTTCCCCAGGGCCGATATTCTAATACCTCGCCAAACTTTGCTTAAAAAAGTTAAAGGGTGTTCGGCGATTCTTTCTCTTCTCACTGACCCTATAGACGCCAAAGTAATGGATGCCGCCGGCCCTAAATTAAAAATCATTTCCAATTATGCCGTGGGTTTTGATAATATTGATGTTGCCGAAGCGAAAAAAAGAAAGATTATCGTCACCAACACGCCCTGCGAAGAAGTGAGCGAGGCCGTAGCTGAAATGGCCATGACTATGGTGATGGCTTTATCGCGAAAAATCATTCCAGCCGATGAATATACCAAGTCCGGAAAATATAAGGGGTGGGACCCAATGCTCTTGTTAGGCAATTCTTTGATGGGCAAAACTTTGGGGATAGTCGGGCTGGGCAGAATCGGCGCGGGGCTGGCTCATCGGGCGGCGGATGGTTTTGGTTTAAAAATAATTTATAACGATATCCGCCGTAATCCTGAATTTGAAAAAAGATACGGGGCAAAATATGTTTCCCAAGAAAAACTATTGCGGACGGCTGACTTTGTTTCTCTGCACGTGCCCTTGTTACCTTCCACGCGCCATTTAATTTCCACCAAAGAATTAAAAATGATGGGAAAAACCGCTTATTTAATTAATACCGCTCGCGGCCCGATTGTTGATGAACTGGCTTTAAATAAGGCCCTGCTCCGCGGTGATATCGCCGGAGCCGCGATTGATGTCTATGAATGCGAACCCACTATTGATTGCCGACCCTACGATGCTTATAGCTTAAAAAAACTAGATAATATTATAATGACTCCGCACATTGCTTCGGCTTCTGTGGAAGCGCGAAACAAAATGTCCGAAATCGCCGTAAAAAATATTATTAATGTCCTTAGGGGTAAAAAACCATTAACGCCGGCAAAGTAA
- a CDS encoding DUF167 domain-containing protein, translating to MTIKVKVIPRAKHQKIEKLPDGSFKVYLNAPPLEGRANEALIKILSKEFGVSKSEVEIIRGEKGKAKVVKIF from the coding sequence ATAACCATAAAAGTAAAAGTCATTCCTCGCGCCAAACATCAGAAAATAGAAAAGCTGCCAGACGGCAGCTTTAAGGTTTATCTGAACGCTCCACCGCTTGAAGGCCGGGCCAATGAAGCGCTGATTAAAATTTTATCTAAAGAATTTGGTGTCAGCAAAAGCGAAGTGGAAATTATACGGGGAGAGAAAGGGAAAGCGAAAGTAGTAAAAATTTTTTAA
- a CDS encoding transketolase, with protein sequence MKTNSIAKLKLIANDIRQDIIRMTATAGSGHPGGALGLADIFAALYFNILKHNPQKPNWPQRDFLILSNGHVCPVLYSSLARAGYFPVKKLQTLRRLGSPLQGHPHRGTLPGVENTSGPLGQGLGQAVGLALALKLDKKANKVFVMMSDGEQDCGSIWEAAMAANKYKLKNLIGIVDYNGIQLSGKTKDIMPLGSLRKKYESFGWKVLEIDGHNFEEILGAFAKAKKMNGPIVIIARTVLGKGVSFMENKYEWHGKAPDKELAAKALKELSAIK encoded by the coding sequence ATGAAAACCAACTCAATCGCAAAATTAAAATTGATTGCTAATGATATTCGCCAAGATATTATTCGCATGACAGCAACGGCGGGTTCCGGACATCCGGGCGGGGCTTTGGGTTTGGCAGATATTTTTGCCGCGCTATATTTTAATATCTTAAAACACAATCCCCAAAAGCCCAACTGGCCGCAACGGGATTTTTTAATTTTATCCAATGGACATGTTTGCCCGGTGTTATATTCGTCTTTGGCGCGCGCCGGATATTTTCCGGTTAAAAAATTACAAACTCTGCGCCGTCTGGGCAGTCCTTTGCAGGGGCATCCGCACCGCGGAACTTTGCCGGGTGTGGAAAATACCAGCGGCCCCCTGGGGCAGGGCCTTGGGCAAGCAGTCGGTCTGGCTTTGGCCTTAAAATTGGATAAAAAAGCCAATAAAGTTTTTGTGATGATGAGCGATGGCGAGCAGGACTGCGGCTCAATTTGGGAGGCGGCCATGGCAGCCAATAAGTATAAACTTAAAAATTTAATTGGCATTGTTGATTACAACGGAATCCAATTGAGTGGCAAAACAAAAGATATTATGCCCTTGGGTTCACTTAGAAAAAAATATGAATCTTTTGGCTGGAAAGTTTTAGAAATTGACGGACATAATTTTGAGGAGATTTTAGGGGCATTCGCCAAAGCGAAAAAGATGAATGGGCCAATTGTTATTATCGCTCGCACGGTGCTGGGAAAGGGCGTGAGTTTTATGGAAAATAAATACGAGTGGCATGGTAAAGCGCCAGATAAAGAACTCGCGGCTAAAGCCCTTAAAGAATTGAGCGCTATAAAATAA